The genome window CCATCGCGGCGGCCGCCGCCAGCGCGACGTGGGTGTCGTCGAAGCGCTTGCTGATCCAGCCGGCCACCGCGGCGGCGAACAGCAGCACGGTGCCTGCCGCCCGCGCTTGCCCGGCAGGCAGGAGCAGGAGCGAGACGCCGCCGAGCAGCGCCAGGGCGGCGGCGGTGAGTCCCACGGCCCAGCCGGTTTCACGCCTCGGCGGTTCGACCACGCGCGGGCGAGGCGGAGTCCGGTAGTCGACGCCCCGCTCGTCGCCGCGCATCCGGCCGACGATGCGGTGGTCCGCTCCTCGCTGTCCTCCGCCGTCCATGCGCTCAACGATGTGTCCGCGCGCTGAGCTGATCGTGAACACCGGATGAGGCCCAGTTCATCTGCTGATCACTTCACAGCTGTTGTGCACAGCCTGTGGATAACTCTGTGCACAACTTGCGACCAGGGGAAACGAGACATCATTCCCGTGTTGTGCACAGCTGCGGACGGGGTTGTCCACAGCTGTGCACAACTGTGCACAGGCCTCTCAGCGCCGGGTGAGAACCAGGACGAGCCCGATACCGATGCCCGCCATGCCCAGCCAGGCCATCGCGCCCAGCCGCTCGCCGACCACGAACACGCCCAGCAGCGCCGCCACCACCGGCTCCAGCAGGCTCAGCGTCGTCGCGACCCGGACCGGTGTGTGGCGCAGGCCCGCGCCGAACAGGACGTAGGCCAGCCCCATCGGCACCACCGCGAGGTAGGCGGTGACGGCAACGCCCATCCCGGTGCTGAGCAGCGGGCCGCCGGTCCAGGCGAAGACCGGCAGCAGCACCAGCGCGGCGCTGCCGAACATCGCCCCCATCACGGCCCGGGAGCCGTGGTGGCCCCCGCGCAGGATCCGGGCGGCGACCCACGAGTACATCGCGTACCCCAGGCCCGCGAGCAAGCCGAGCAGGGTGCCGGCGACCGCGCCGCCGGCGTCGCCGAGCCGCGCCCCGTCGGAGACGAGCAGGACGCCGCCGCCGACCGTCACGGCCGCGGCCAGCGCCCAGCGGCCGTCGAGCCGGACCCCGTCGAGGGCGCGCTCGACCACGGCGGCGAACACCGGCGCCGACC of Saccharopolyspora erythraea contains these proteins:
- a CDS encoding DMT family transporter encodes the protein MSNDVFAPSRPVPGRTRFTTGPLPVLLASALWGTTGTAATYAPASASALSIGAATMGFGGILLCLLAGRSALRVLRSAPVGLLLTGASSIAVYPLAFYSSMALAGVAVGTVVTLGSAPVFAAVVERALDGVRLDGRWALAAAVTVGGGVLLVSDGARLGDAGGAVAGTLLGLLAGLGYAMYSWVAARILRGGHHGSRAVMGAMFGSAALVLLPVFAWTGGPLLSTGMGVAVTAYLAVVPMGLAYVLFGAGLRHTPVRVATTLSLLEPVVAALLGVFVVGERLGAMAWLGMAGIGIGLVLVLTRR